One Fusarium poae strain DAOMC 252244 chromosome 4, whole genome shotgun sequence DNA window includes the following coding sequences:
- a CDS encoding hypothetical protein (TransMembrane:5 (o12-33i45-68o106-134i146-170o182-202i)) — protein sequence MAEAIENRGAELMGVNIAFYSIAVITCLLRCYVRSFVVDAFRTDDWLMVVSTIFFTLYATFSTVGVTFGTGRHHDDLETDQVTNAMMCWWFCYLWQQDGTCINPTVVIALAVIYSVFAVGSDLIFAILPGFIVWNLQLHKKTKYSLIPLLAMGCVASAAVITRFPYLHLIRSPDFLWDTTDIAIWSTIEQGLAITASSMATLRPLLKQFAFRLGLTSKPVSVGPSGYRNNSRTAGPGTPKAFSGRDAYTLSSVSRNAPEKRGTSFFSGDVETGIKKEIKWEVKISRTAASESQEELHSPMSARTRNVV from the exons ATGGCGGAAGCAATCGAGAACAGGGGCGCTGAGCTCATGGGAGTAAACATCGCCTTTTACTCCATAGCTGTGATTACATGCCTACTGCGATGTTATGTCCGCAGCTTCGTGGTTGATGCCTTCCGAACAGATGATTGGCTGATGGTTGTATCAACG ATATTCTTCACTCTATATGCCACCTTCTCAACTGTCGGTGTCACATTCGGTACAGGCCGCCACCACGATGATCTCGAGACTGACCAAGTCACCAACGCTATGATG TGTTGGTGGTTCTGTTATCTCTG GCAACAGGATGGCACATGTATCAACCCGACAGTTGTCATCGCATTGGCTGTCATTTACAGTGTTTTCGCTGTGGGCTCCGACCTTATCTTCGCGATCCTCCCAGGTTTCATCGTTTGGAACCTGCAACTACACAAGAAAACGAAATATTCACTCATCCCCCTTCTTGCAATGGGTTGTGT TGCGAGCGCTGCCGTTATCACACGATTCCCTTACTTGCATCTCATCAGATCGCCTGATTTTCTCT GGGACACCACAGACATTGCGATCTGGTCAACAATCGAGCAAGGCCTGGCAATCACTGCCAGCAGCATGGCAACCCTACGACCTCTGCTCAAACAATTCGCATTCCGTCTTGGCTTGACAAGTAAGCCTGTATCGGTTGGCCCCTCCGGCTACAGGAACAATTCACGAACCGCTGGCCCTGGAACTCCCAAGGCCTTTTCTGGGCGCGACGCCTACACTCTGTCATCTGTCAGTCGCAACGCCCCCGAGAAGAGAGGGACAAGCTTTTTCTCTGGCGACGTCGAAACCGGCATTAAGAAGGAAATAAAGTGGGAGGTCAAGATATCAAGAACAGCGGCGAGTGAAAGCCAGGAAGAGCTTCACTCGCCCATGAGTGCCAGAACAAGAAACGTCGTTTAA
- a CDS encoding hypothetical protein (TransMembrane:5 (o12-34i224-246o353-377i397-420o440-460i)) has product MPFVPYIKQATNVVIIILIGLFQLIWLVATVCAIRRTIAINSRNKLKTTKAQDAEASDSTSDDYSTVRHIVAMTLYKEPMSVLETTMDSLVKQKDAKSRLSVIIGMESRTPDKEVNRDEVYAKYKSKFLRLIVTFHPSGIPGEISGKCSNMNYACRQGLQILRQDIGYNYERYEHIFTNCDCDAVFDADYMMELEAEYCKLDTADRHSSIWQSIIVYKRDSMPFFVDITGVLRTFFFMGVLIPWNINPMSHYSLSVKLLEEGAFTHPAYQMEDIIALIRYTIMTKREIRIRPLNLISINGPTSGSNYVDEIREWALQVRRWTIGAGEVFHYFIVKTYRMPGIYLSISWASRFFIYYGLVLCASAIFSVFSPIVVQLINMAAPDYERLLISDTLFQTVCLIFLGSQYAFLLVATVLVRWNLPIPGDGSSTYNKGLTGVTRGLLHWILMLPTILAYSFVELYSFFELAFRGKDVCKHNAASKSNLVLVAGTTESS; this is encoded by the coding sequence ATGCCCTTTGTTCCTTATATAAAACAAGCAACTAACGTCGtcattataatattaatcgGTCTATTCCAACTCATCTGGCTAGTAGCTACCGTCTGCGCTATTCGTCGAACCATTGCTATCAACAGTCGAAACAAACTCAAGACAACGAAAGCCCAGGATGCTGAGGCATCGGATTCTACTTCTGACGACTACTCAACTGTCCGTCATATAGTCGCCATGACCTTGTACAAGGAACCGATGAGTGTACTGGAAACTACCATGGACTCTCTTGTGAAGCAGAAGGATGCCAAGTCACGCCTCTCTGTCATCATCGGTATGGAATCGCGTACACCTGACAAAGAGGTGAATCGTGATGAGGTCTACGCAAAATACAAGAGCAAGTTCCTTCGGCTCATCGTCACCTTCCACCCATCTGGTATTCCTGGAGAGATCAGTGGCAAATGTTCAAACATGAACTATGCCTGCCGCCAAGGCCTACAGATTCTTCGTCAGGATATCGGCTACAACTACGAGAGATACGAACACATATTCACTAACTGCGATTGCGATGCTGTTTTTGATGCCGATTACATGATGGAACTCGAGGCTGAATACTGCAAGTTGGATACTGCCGACCGCCACTCATCCATCTGGCAATCCATCATTGTCTACAAGAGAGACTCGATGCCCTTTTTCGTTGACATAACTGGAGTCTTGCGTACCTTTTTCTTCATGGGTGTTTTGATACCTTGGAATATCAACCCCATGTCACATTACTCTCTGAGTGTCAAGCTATTGGAGGAGGGTGCATTTACCCATCCAGCCTATCAGATGGAGGACATTATTGCCTTGATTCGATATACCATCATGACGAAACGAGAAATCCGCATCAGGCCTCTCAATCTGATTTCCATCAACGGTCCGACTTCTGGAAGCAACTACGTAGACGAAATCCGCGAATGGGCTCTTCAGGTTCGACGATGGACTATTGGCGCTGGTGAGGTCTTCCACTACTTCATCGTCAAGACTTACCGCATGCCTGGAATCTATCTCTCCATCAGCTGGGCCAGCCGATTCTTCATTTACTATGGACTTGTCCTCTGTGCCAGCGCCATCTTTTCTGTTTTCTCTCCCATCGTTGTTCAGTTGATCAACATGGCCGCTCCCGATTATGAACGACTCTTGATTAGCGATACACTTTTTCAGACTGTCTGTCTTATCTTCTTGGGGTCACAATATGCTTTCTTATTGGTGGCCACTGTACTTGTCCGGTGGAACCTACCTATCCCTGGCGATGGTAGCAGCACTTACAACAAGGGTCTTACAGGTGTCACAAGAGGCTTATTGCATTGGATCTTGATGCTACCGACCATCCTCGCCTACAGCTTTGTAGAGCTGTACTCATTCTTTGAGCTGGCGTTCAGAGGGAAGGATGTCTGCAAGCATAATGCTGCTAGCAAAAGTAACCTGGTCCTCGTTGCTGGCACTACCGAGTCGTCATAA